One Epidermidibacterium keratini DNA segment encodes these proteins:
- a CDS encoding Gfo/Idh/MocA family protein: protein MANLRAALIGLGSMGRNHARNLRALPDVDFVAAVDPQGDAYGVAGDVPVLADLDELIKLGVDYCVVAAPTALHGNIAEQLAGAGIHMLVEKPVAKDSATAQAMVDAFDKAGLVGAVGHIERYNPALQELKRRLEGGELGEIFQIATRRQGPFPARIADVGVVMDLASHDIDLTGFVTGREYDAISARTAHKSGREHEDLVAATGLLSGSLVSNHLVNWLSPQKERSTVVTGELGTFIASTLDADLTFHANGTVESQWDDIAHFRGMTEGDVIRYAFSKPEPLRTEHELFRDAVLGKEAAIVTLRDGLAAVRVCEAMLESAATGRTVELKG, encoded by the coding sequence ATGGCCAACCTTCGCGCTGCGCTCATCGGCCTCGGCTCGATGGGCCGCAACCACGCCCGCAACCTGCGCGCGCTGCCTGACGTCGACTTCGTCGCCGCCGTCGACCCCCAGGGCGACGCCTACGGAGTTGCCGGCGACGTACCCGTCCTTGCCGACCTTGATGAGCTGATCAAGCTCGGCGTCGACTACTGCGTCGTCGCCGCGCCCACCGCGCTGCACGGCAACATCGCCGAGCAGCTGGCCGGTGCCGGCATCCACATGCTCGTGGAGAAGCCGGTCGCCAAGGACTCCGCAACCGCCCAGGCGATGGTCGACGCCTTCGACAAGGCCGGCCTCGTTGGAGCGGTCGGCCACATCGAGCGCTACAACCCGGCGCTGCAGGAGCTGAAGCGGCGCCTGGAAGGTGGCGAGCTCGGCGAGATCTTCCAGATCGCGACCCGCCGCCAGGGCCCGTTCCCCGCGCGCATCGCCGATGTCGGCGTCGTCATGGACCTCGCCTCCCACGACATCGACCTCACCGGCTTCGTCACCGGCCGGGAGTACGACGCCATCTCGGCGCGCACCGCGCACAAGTCCGGCCGTGAGCACGAGGACCTCGTCGCCGCCACGGGGCTGCTGAGCGGGTCGCTGGTCAGCAACCACCTGGTCAACTGGCTCTCCCCGCAGAAGGAGCGCTCGACGGTCGTCACCGGCGAGCTCGGCACGTTCATCGCCAGCACCCTCGATGCCGACCTCACCTTCCACGCCAACGGCACGGTGGAGTCGCAGTGGGACGACATCGCGCACTTCCGCGGCATGACCGAGGGTGACGTGATCCGCTACGCGTTTTCCAAGCCGGAGCCGCTGCGCACCGAGCACGAGCTGTTCCGCGACGCCGTACTCGGCAAGGAAGCCGCGATCGTGACGCTGCGTGACGGACTGGCCGCGGTGCGCGTGTGTGAAGCGATGCTCGAGTCGGCGGCCACCGGCCGCACCGTCGAGCTGAAGGGCTAG
- a CDS encoding acyl carrier protein encodes MTNEDKLKDAFVEALDVEAADIDWDTLKYRGIEQWDSVAHMRLVGEIEDTFDVMLETEQVIDMSSYQVAKEMLTEMGVEFA; translated from the coding sequence ATGACCAACGAAGACAAGCTCAAGGACGCATTCGTCGAGGCCCTCGACGTCGAGGCCGCCGACATCGACTGGGACACCTTGAAATACCGTGGCATCGAGCAGTGGGATTCGGTCGCGCACATGCGCCTCGTCGGAGAGATCGAGGACACCTTCGACGTCATGCTCGAGACCGAGCAGGTCATCGACATGAGCAGCTACCAGGTGGCCAAGGAGATGCTGACCGAGATGGGTGTCGAGTTTGCCTGA
- a CDS encoding DegT/DnrJ/EryC1/StrS family aminotransferase, with translation MATNIPAASPIIGDEERAAVDRVMRSGMIAQGPEVAAFEGEFAELAGGVTCVAVNSGTSALHMGLIAAGVRPGDEVIVPSFTFAATGNAVALVGATPVFVDVEEDYFCLDPAAVEAAVTDKTVGIMPVHLYGHPANMAALQQIADKHGLAIYEDAAQAHGAEFDGTRVGSFGKFAAFSLYPTKNMTSGEGGMVSTADEDLARTVRLLRNQGMEKRYENELVGFNTRMTDIHAAIGRVQLGKLDGWTKTRQQNAKFLDENLSGVIVPPVADNATHVYHQYTIRVDAADRDAFVAGLGERGVGSGVYYPIPTHALPSFGLDLDLPTTARVAKEVISLPVHPALQDGDLEKVVAAVNELASAGA, from the coding sequence GTGGCAACCAACATCCCCGCAGCATCGCCGATCATTGGAGACGAGGAGCGAGCCGCTGTCGACCGGGTGATGCGCTCGGGGATGATCGCCCAAGGCCCTGAGGTCGCCGCGTTCGAGGGTGAATTCGCAGAGCTCGCCGGCGGCGTTACGTGCGTCGCGGTCAACTCCGGCACCTCGGCTCTGCACATGGGCCTGATCGCGGCCGGCGTCCGTCCCGGTGACGAGGTCATCGTCCCGTCGTTCACGTTCGCCGCGACCGGCAACGCGGTCGCGCTGGTCGGCGCGACGCCGGTCTTCGTCGACGTCGAAGAGGACTACTTCTGCCTCGATCCCGCTGCGGTCGAAGCAGCGGTGACCGACAAGACGGTCGGCATCATGCCCGTGCACCTCTATGGCCACCCGGCCAACATGGCTGCCCTGCAGCAGATCGCCGACAAGCACGGACTGGCGATCTACGAGGACGCCGCTCAGGCGCACGGCGCGGAGTTCGACGGCACGCGCGTCGGCTCGTTCGGCAAGTTCGCCGCGTTCAGCCTCTACCCCACCAAGAACATGACCTCCGGCGAAGGCGGCATGGTCAGCACGGCTGACGAAGACCTCGCGCGCACCGTGCGACTGCTGCGCAACCAGGGCATGGAGAAGCGCTACGAAAACGAGCTGGTCGGCTTCAACACCCGGATGACCGATATCCACGCCGCGATCGGTCGCGTGCAGCTGGGCAAGCTCGACGGCTGGACCAAGACCCGCCAGCAAAACGCGAAGTTCCTCGACGAGAACCTCTCCGGCGTCATCGTCCCGCCGGTCGCAGACAACGCCACGCACGTCTACCACCAGTACACAATCCGCGTCGACGCCGCCGACCGAGACGCGTTCGTCGCCGGCCTGGGCGAGCGCGGCGTCGGATCCGGTGTCTACTACCCGATCCCCACTCACGCCCTGCCCTCGTTCGGTCTCGACCTCGACCTGCCGACCACCGCGCGCGTCGCGAAGGAAGTGATCTCGCTTCCGGTGCACCCGGCGCTGCAGGACGGCGACCTGGAGAAGGTCGTCGCCGCCGTCAACGAGCTCGCATCGGCAGGTGCCTAA
- a CDS encoding acyl-ACP--UDP-N-acetylglucosamine O-acyltransferase family protein, protein MANDIHPTAIVGDDVELGDGNVVGPYAVISGRTVIGDGNWIGPHVAIGMPPEVYNYAHTAVWNKPEGERFVRIGNGNVLHEFSNVQSGWATDTVIGNDCFLMTQAHVAHDCVLDNRVTVSSGVTLGGHTHIWSMANVGMSSVVHQRAQIGPGAMIGMGSAVRKDAPAFSITVGNPARTTGINVVGLERNGCDAATIEAMTDFLLGRGELPASAPEALRELLTAWTDRSTDH, encoded by the coding sequence GTGGCCAACGACATCCACCCCACGGCGATCGTCGGCGATGACGTCGAGCTCGGCGACGGCAACGTCGTCGGCCCCTACGCCGTGATCTCCGGACGCACCGTCATCGGCGACGGCAACTGGATCGGCCCGCATGTGGCGATCGGTATGCCGCCGGAGGTCTACAACTACGCGCACACCGCGGTGTGGAACAAGCCCGAGGGCGAGCGCTTTGTGCGGATCGGCAACGGCAACGTGCTGCACGAGTTCAGTAACGTCCAGTCCGGCTGGGCGACCGACACCGTGATCGGCAACGACTGCTTTTTGATGACCCAGGCGCATGTGGCGCATGACTGCGTGCTCGACAACCGGGTCACGGTCTCCAGCGGCGTCACGCTGGGCGGGCACACGCACATCTGGAGCATGGCCAACGTCGGGATGTCCTCGGTCGTGCACCAGCGAGCCCAGATCGGCCCGGGCGCGATGATCGGGATGGGCTCAGCGGTCCGCAAGGACGCCCCGGCCTTCTCCATCACCGTCGGCAACCCCGCCCGCACGACCGGCATCAACGTCGTCGGCCTGGAGCGCAACGGCTGTGACGCTGCGACGATCGAGGCGATGACCGACTTCCTGCTCGGCCGCGGAGAGCTCCCGGCCAGCGCTCCCGAGGCGCTACGTGAGCTGCTCACCGCCTGGACCGACCGATCCACTGACCACTAG